In the Vitis vinifera cultivar Pinot Noir 40024 chromosome 2, ASM3070453v1 genome, one interval contains:
- the LOC100263264 gene encoding uncharacterized protein LOC100263264 isoform X2 has product MASEEQQQPQRREEPADECLHKTKVVQFLGRTTPIILQNENGPCPLLAIYIAEVSQQKLLSLVAERLIDSNSNINNKDAGYVENQQQNISDAIDLLPCLATGIDVNIKFRRIGDFEFTRECAIFDLLDIPLYHGWIVDPQDSETANAIGSKSYNALVGELVALDSRNMEGEPKSTPEEDCIDFAAATTATLGVPSPSLSRARSFEDSPHSISDNQTVRKGDLQEEAELSRILKLSEAELSTTVDDSLIVNAIGGISIHSDSVVVNTNGEISVSSGASSYPNKCMPVPLVETLEVHTGGTDQNFHQQEAAISDDYNALSRDENNLPSSQTTPAEGVCSLSNTDGGSHINQPASEESRMHFPSDDVVDKTNGENLVQNENAPSPSTRRDPISADESSVVILGGDEKIQKQFTSTANVHEQTDNQSACGTTEASGLSTTNTDLSGGRRLNVVVSADFTPSVDDGEPIYEGEECILDSNTTIYEDREPMYEGEVVLAEQADKDSVDSCNIGFKDELTPLQGELVRNFLKNNANQLTVYGLFCLRDNLKERELCVFFRNNHFSTMFKLDGDLYLLATDQGYINQPDLVWEKLNEVNGDSVFMTSNFKEFKVESHSSGTWDEQNAMASTADYLASIDNSAQGASDLNSDLQLAIALQQQEFEQQPQRQNMQQPSSSGNSRLITGPQAPRTSGRNSSSARHDAKSSKEKCIVM; this is encoded by the exons ATGGCATCCGAAGAGCAACAGCAGCCGCAGAGAAGAGAGGAACCAGCCGATGAATGCCTGCATAAGACCAAGGTGGTCCAGTTTCTCGGGCGCACCACGCCCATCATTCTTCAGAACGAAAATGGCCCTTGCCCTCTTCTCGCTATCT ACATTGCTGAAGTCTCACAACAGAAATTGCTTTCTCTGGTGGCGGAACGGTTAATCGATTCAAACAGTAATATCAAT AATAAAGATGCAGGGTATGTTGAAAATCAACAGCAGAACATTTCTGATGCAATTGATCTGCTCCCATGTCTTGCAACTGGAATTGATGtgaatataaaatttagaaG AATTGGTGACTTCGAGTTCACTCGAGAATGTGCAATCTTTGACCTTCTGGACATTCCACTGTATCATGGTTGGATAGTTGATCCCCAG GATTCTGAAACTGCTAATGCAATTGGGTCAAAGTCCTATAATGCTCTCGTGGGGGAGCTTGTTGCCCTGGATTCAAGAAATATGGAGGGTGAGCCTAAGAGTACTCCTGAAGAAGACTGTATCGATTTTGCTGCTGCTACAACTGCCACTTTAGGAGTTCCTTCTCCATCCCTTTCAAGAGCTAGATCTTTTGAGGATTCTCCACATTCTATCTCTGATAACCAGACAGTAAGAAAAGGAGACCTTCAAGAAGAAGCGGAGCTGTCGAGAATTTTGAAACTGTCTGAGGCTGAATTGTCAACTACAGTGGATGATTCTCTTATAGTTAATGCTATTGGAGGGATTTCTATCCATTCAGATTCTGTTGTAGTTAATACTAATGGAGAGATATCTGTCAGTTCAGGTGCAAGTTCATACCCCAATAAGTGTATGCCTGTGCCACTTGTGGAGACACTAGAGGTGCACACTGGTGGTACAgaccaaaattttcatcaacAAGAAGCAGCCATATCAGATGACTACAATGCCTTAAGCAGGGATGAGAATAATCTGCCATCTTCCCAAACTACTCCTGCAGAAGGGGTTTGTTCATTGTCAAATACTGATGGGGGAAGTCACATCAATCAGCCAGCTTCTGAAGAATCTAGAATGCATTTTCCAAGTGATGATGTGGTTGATAAGACTAATGGTGAAAACTTGGTCCAGAATGAAAATGCACCTTCCCCTTCTACCAGGAGAGATCCTATATCTGCAGATGAGAGCAGTGTGGTTATTTTAGGAGGGGATGAAAAAATTCAGAAACAATTCACTTCTACAGCCAATGTTCATGAGCAAACTGATAATCAAAGTGCTTGTGGCACAACAGAAGCTTCTGGTTTATCTACTACTAACACAGATTTGTCTGGTGGTAGAAGACTGAATGTAGTTGTGTCAGCAGATTTTACGCCAAGTGTTGATGATGGTGAACCCATATATGAAGGAGAGGAGTGCATATTGGATTCAAATACAACAATTTATGAAGACCGAGAGCCCATGTATGAAGGTGAGGTGGTTCTAGCGGAACAAGCCGACAAAGACTCTGTGGATTCTTGTAATATAGGTTTCAAGGATGAACTCACTCCACTACAAG GGGAACTGGTCAGGAACTTTTTGAAGAACAATGCTAATCAATTGACCGTTTATGG ccTCTTTTGCTTACGAGATAACTTGAAAGAACGCGAGCTTTGTGTTTTTTTCCGTAATAATCACTTCAGCACCATGTTTAAG CTAGATGGTGACCTGTATCTTCTGGCTACAGACCAAGGTTACATAAATCAGCCTGATTTGGTATGGGAAAAACTAAATGAG GTTAATGGGGACAGTGTGTTTATGACCAGTAACTTTAAGGAGTTCAAGGTGGAAAGTCACAGCAGCGGCACTTGGGATGAACAAAATGCTATGGCCAGTACTGCA GACTATTTGGCTAGCATTGATAATTCGGCACAAGGGGCCTCGGATTTGAA TTCTGATCTGCAACTGGCAATAGCTCTGCAACAGCAGGAGTTTGAGCAACAGCCACAACGTCAGAATATGCAGCAACCATCTAGTAGTGGAAATTCAAGGCTGATCACTGGTCCTCAG GCGCCAAGAACCAGTGGCAGAAACTCCTCATCTGCAAGGCATGATGCAAAATCTTCAAAAGAAAAGTGTATTGTGATGTGA
- the LOC100263264 gene encoding uncharacterized protein LOC100263264 isoform X3 has protein sequence MIEFAIGNVLLLKNNLNLSPDIAEVSQQKLLSLVAERLIDSNSNINNKDAGYVENQQQNISDAIDLLPCLATGIDVNIKFRRIGDFEFTRECAIFDLLDIPLYHGWIVDPQDSETANAIGSKSYNALVGELVALDSRNMEGEPKSTPEEDCIDFAAATTATLGVPSPSLSRARSFEDSPHSISDNQTVRKGDLQEEAELSRILKLSEAELSTTVDDSLIVNAIGGISIHSDSVVVNTNGEISVSSGASSYPNKCMPVPLVETLEVHTGGTDQNFHQQEAAISDDYNALSRDENNLPSSQTTPAEGVCSLSNTDGGSHINQPASEESRMHFPSDDVVDKTNGENLVQNENAPSPSTRRDPISADESSVVILGGDEKIQKQFTSTANVHEQTDNQSACGTTEASGLSTTNTDLSGGRRLNVVVSADFTPSVDDGEPIYEGEECILDSNTTIYEDREPMYEGEVVLAEQADKDSVDSCNIGFKDELTPLQGELVRNFLKNNANQLTVYGLFCLRDNLKERELCVFFRNNHFSTMFKLDGDLYLLATDQGYINQPDLVWEKLNEVNGDSVFMTSNFKEFKVESHSSGTWDEQNAMASTADYLASIDNSAQGASDLNSDLQLAIALQQQEFEQQPQRQNMQQPSSSGNSRLITGPQAPRTSGRNSSSARHDAKSSKEKCIVM, from the exons ATGATTGAGTTTGCAATAGGTAATGTTCTTCTGTTAAAAAACAACTTGAACTTGAGTCCAGACATTGCTGAAGTCTCACAACAGAAATTGCTTTCTCTGGTGGCGGAACGGTTAATCGATTCAAACAGTAATATCAAT AATAAAGATGCAGGGTATGTTGAAAATCAACAGCAGAACATTTCTGATGCAATTGATCTGCTCCCATGTCTTGCAACTGGAATTGATGtgaatataaaatttagaaG AATTGGTGACTTCGAGTTCACTCGAGAATGTGCAATCTTTGACCTTCTGGACATTCCACTGTATCATGGTTGGATAGTTGATCCCCAG GATTCTGAAACTGCTAATGCAATTGGGTCAAAGTCCTATAATGCTCTCGTGGGGGAGCTTGTTGCCCTGGATTCAAGAAATATGGAGGGTGAGCCTAAGAGTACTCCTGAAGAAGACTGTATCGATTTTGCTGCTGCTACAACTGCCACTTTAGGAGTTCCTTCTCCATCCCTTTCAAGAGCTAGATCTTTTGAGGATTCTCCACATTCTATCTCTGATAACCAGACAGTAAGAAAAGGAGACCTTCAAGAAGAAGCGGAGCTGTCGAGAATTTTGAAACTGTCTGAGGCTGAATTGTCAACTACAGTGGATGATTCTCTTATAGTTAATGCTATTGGAGGGATTTCTATCCATTCAGATTCTGTTGTAGTTAATACTAATGGAGAGATATCTGTCAGTTCAGGTGCAAGTTCATACCCCAATAAGTGTATGCCTGTGCCACTTGTGGAGACACTAGAGGTGCACACTGGTGGTACAgaccaaaattttcatcaacAAGAAGCAGCCATATCAGATGACTACAATGCCTTAAGCAGGGATGAGAATAATCTGCCATCTTCCCAAACTACTCCTGCAGAAGGGGTTTGTTCATTGTCAAATACTGATGGGGGAAGTCACATCAATCAGCCAGCTTCTGAAGAATCTAGAATGCATTTTCCAAGTGATGATGTGGTTGATAAGACTAATGGTGAAAACTTGGTCCAGAATGAAAATGCACCTTCCCCTTCTACCAGGAGAGATCCTATATCTGCAGATGAGAGCAGTGTGGTTATTTTAGGAGGGGATGAAAAAATTCAGAAACAATTCACTTCTACAGCCAATGTTCATGAGCAAACTGATAATCAAAGTGCTTGTGGCACAACAGAAGCTTCTGGTTTATCTACTACTAACACAGATTTGTCTGGTGGTAGAAGACTGAATGTAGTTGTGTCAGCAGATTTTACGCCAAGTGTTGATGATGGTGAACCCATATATGAAGGAGAGGAGTGCATATTGGATTCAAATACAACAATTTATGAAGACCGAGAGCCCATGTATGAAGGTGAGGTGGTTCTAGCGGAACAAGCCGACAAAGACTCTGTGGATTCTTGTAATATAGGTTTCAAGGATGAACTCACTCCACTACAAG GGGAACTGGTCAGGAACTTTTTGAAGAACAATGCTAATCAATTGACCGTTTATGG ccTCTTTTGCTTACGAGATAACTTGAAAGAACGCGAGCTTTGTGTTTTTTTCCGTAATAATCACTTCAGCACCATGTTTAAG CTAGATGGTGACCTGTATCTTCTGGCTACAGACCAAGGTTACATAAATCAGCCTGATTTGGTATGGGAAAAACTAAATGAG GTTAATGGGGACAGTGTGTTTATGACCAGTAACTTTAAGGAGTTCAAGGTGGAAAGTCACAGCAGCGGCACTTGGGATGAACAAAATGCTATGGCCAGTACTGCA GACTATTTGGCTAGCATTGATAATTCGGCACAAGGGGCCTCGGATTTGAA TTCTGATCTGCAACTGGCAATAGCTCTGCAACAGCAGGAGTTTGAGCAACAGCCACAACGTCAGAATATGCAGCAACCATCTAGTAGTGGAAATTCAAGGCTGATCACTGGTCCTCAG GCGCCAAGAACCAGTGGCAGAAACTCCTCATCTGCAAGGCATGATGCAAAATCTTCAAAAGAAAAGTGTATTGTGATGTGA
- the LOC100263264 gene encoding uncharacterized protein LOC100263264 isoform X1 — MASEEQQQPQRREEPADECLHKTKVVQFLGRTTPIILQNENGPCPLLAICNVLLLKNNLNLSPDIAEVSQQKLLSLVAERLIDSNSNINNKDAGYVENQQQNISDAIDLLPCLATGIDVNIKFRRIGDFEFTRECAIFDLLDIPLYHGWIVDPQDSETANAIGSKSYNALVGELVALDSRNMEGEPKSTPEEDCIDFAAATTATLGVPSPSLSRARSFEDSPHSISDNQTVRKGDLQEEAELSRILKLSEAELSTTVDDSLIVNAIGGISIHSDSVVVNTNGEISVSSGASSYPNKCMPVPLVETLEVHTGGTDQNFHQQEAAISDDYNALSRDENNLPSSQTTPAEGVCSLSNTDGGSHINQPASEESRMHFPSDDVVDKTNGENLVQNENAPSPSTRRDPISADESSVVILGGDEKIQKQFTSTANVHEQTDNQSACGTTEASGLSTTNTDLSGGRRLNVVVSADFTPSVDDGEPIYEGEECILDSNTTIYEDREPMYEGEVVLAEQADKDSVDSCNIGFKDELTPLQGELVRNFLKNNANQLTVYGLFCLRDNLKERELCVFFRNNHFSTMFKLDGDLYLLATDQGYINQPDLVWEKLNEVNGDSVFMTSNFKEFKVESHSSGTWDEQNAMASTADYLASIDNSAQGASDLNSDLQLAIALQQQEFEQQPQRQNMQQPSSSGNSRLITGPQAPRTSGRNSSSARHDAKSSKEKCIVM, encoded by the exons ATGGCATCCGAAGAGCAACAGCAGCCGCAGAGAAGAGAGGAACCAGCCGATGAATGCCTGCATAAGACCAAGGTGGTCCAGTTTCTCGGGCGCACCACGCCCATCATTCTTCAGAACGAAAATGGCCCTTGCCCTCTTCTCGCTATCT GTAATGTTCTTCTGTTAAAAAACAACTTGAACTTGAGTCCAGACATTGCTGAAGTCTCACAACAGAAATTGCTTTCTCTGGTGGCGGAACGGTTAATCGATTCAAACAGTAATATCAAT AATAAAGATGCAGGGTATGTTGAAAATCAACAGCAGAACATTTCTGATGCAATTGATCTGCTCCCATGTCTTGCAACTGGAATTGATGtgaatataaaatttagaaG AATTGGTGACTTCGAGTTCACTCGAGAATGTGCAATCTTTGACCTTCTGGACATTCCACTGTATCATGGTTGGATAGTTGATCCCCAG GATTCTGAAACTGCTAATGCAATTGGGTCAAAGTCCTATAATGCTCTCGTGGGGGAGCTTGTTGCCCTGGATTCAAGAAATATGGAGGGTGAGCCTAAGAGTACTCCTGAAGAAGACTGTATCGATTTTGCTGCTGCTACAACTGCCACTTTAGGAGTTCCTTCTCCATCCCTTTCAAGAGCTAGATCTTTTGAGGATTCTCCACATTCTATCTCTGATAACCAGACAGTAAGAAAAGGAGACCTTCAAGAAGAAGCGGAGCTGTCGAGAATTTTGAAACTGTCTGAGGCTGAATTGTCAACTACAGTGGATGATTCTCTTATAGTTAATGCTATTGGAGGGATTTCTATCCATTCAGATTCTGTTGTAGTTAATACTAATGGAGAGATATCTGTCAGTTCAGGTGCAAGTTCATACCCCAATAAGTGTATGCCTGTGCCACTTGTGGAGACACTAGAGGTGCACACTGGTGGTACAgaccaaaattttcatcaacAAGAAGCAGCCATATCAGATGACTACAATGCCTTAAGCAGGGATGAGAATAATCTGCCATCTTCCCAAACTACTCCTGCAGAAGGGGTTTGTTCATTGTCAAATACTGATGGGGGAAGTCACATCAATCAGCCAGCTTCTGAAGAATCTAGAATGCATTTTCCAAGTGATGATGTGGTTGATAAGACTAATGGTGAAAACTTGGTCCAGAATGAAAATGCACCTTCCCCTTCTACCAGGAGAGATCCTATATCTGCAGATGAGAGCAGTGTGGTTATTTTAGGAGGGGATGAAAAAATTCAGAAACAATTCACTTCTACAGCCAATGTTCATGAGCAAACTGATAATCAAAGTGCTTGTGGCACAACAGAAGCTTCTGGTTTATCTACTACTAACACAGATTTGTCTGGTGGTAGAAGACTGAATGTAGTTGTGTCAGCAGATTTTACGCCAAGTGTTGATGATGGTGAACCCATATATGAAGGAGAGGAGTGCATATTGGATTCAAATACAACAATTTATGAAGACCGAGAGCCCATGTATGAAGGTGAGGTGGTTCTAGCGGAACAAGCCGACAAAGACTCTGTGGATTCTTGTAATATAGGTTTCAAGGATGAACTCACTCCACTACAAG GGGAACTGGTCAGGAACTTTTTGAAGAACAATGCTAATCAATTGACCGTTTATGG ccTCTTTTGCTTACGAGATAACTTGAAAGAACGCGAGCTTTGTGTTTTTTTCCGTAATAATCACTTCAGCACCATGTTTAAG CTAGATGGTGACCTGTATCTTCTGGCTACAGACCAAGGTTACATAAATCAGCCTGATTTGGTATGGGAAAAACTAAATGAG GTTAATGGGGACAGTGTGTTTATGACCAGTAACTTTAAGGAGTTCAAGGTGGAAAGTCACAGCAGCGGCACTTGGGATGAACAAAATGCTATGGCCAGTACTGCA GACTATTTGGCTAGCATTGATAATTCGGCACAAGGGGCCTCGGATTTGAA TTCTGATCTGCAACTGGCAATAGCTCTGCAACAGCAGGAGTTTGAGCAACAGCCACAACGTCAGAATATGCAGCAACCATCTAGTAGTGGAAATTCAAGGCTGATCACTGGTCCTCAG GCGCCAAGAACCAGTGGCAGAAACTCCTCATCTGCAAGGCATGATGCAAAATCTTCAAAAGAAAAGTGTATTGTGATGTGA